From Streptomyces sp. GSL17-111, one genomic window encodes:
- the pdxR gene encoding MocR-like pyridoxine biosynthesis transcription factor PdxR — MSKDAPDEGSEPGAADFLQLDAEEAPRGGLADWLAARLRQAVRDGRLPVGGRLPATRVLAAELRVSRGVVTEAYRRLVEDGHAAGRGRNGTVIVAAPVGVPGPATTADARSAPPGRPPSPRALFAVPPGPEVFEALRSVPARIDLSPGRPDLAAFPRAAWLRAERALLGGLAAPELGYGDPHGAPRFRRAVADWLARNRGVRAEPEEIVVVGGVAQALALLAQVLRARGTAEVAVEDPGSLGVRQQLSGWGMATPPVPVDADGLRVDALRRSGAPAVLVTPAHQFPTGVVLSGHRRGQLVEWAADGGLVVEDDYDAEHRYGRPPVAALRSLLPDHVCYTGSVSKLLAPALRVGWLLVPRHLHDDVVAAKRLTDLGNALLPQLVLARLMESGDLERHLRALRRRHRRRRDVMIEALAEHLPGAVVHGTAAGLHLLVTFDGRVRDTDVAAEALVRGVKAQPLAWHAMRPTGPGLVLGYAACTATEIREGVAVLARVVRDLRRAGA; from the coding sequence ATGTCCAAAGACGCCCCGGACGAGGGGTCCGAACCGGGGGCCGCGGACTTCCTCCAGCTCGACGCCGAGGAGGCGCCCCGGGGCGGGCTGGCCGACTGGCTGGCCGCCCGCCTGCGCCAGGCGGTCCGCGACGGCCGGCTCCCGGTGGGCGGCAGACTGCCGGCCACCCGCGTGCTGGCGGCGGAGCTGCGGGTCTCGCGGGGCGTGGTGACGGAGGCCTACCGGCGGCTCGTCGAGGACGGCCACGCCGCCGGGCGCGGACGCAACGGCACCGTGATCGTCGCCGCTCCGGTCGGCGTGCCGGGCCCGGCCACGACGGCGGACGCCCGGTCCGCTCCCCCGGGGCGGCCGCCGTCGCCCCGCGCGCTCTTCGCAGTCCCACCCGGCCCCGAGGTCTTCGAGGCGCTTCGTTCCGTTCCCGCCCGGATCGACCTCTCACCGGGCCGGCCCGACCTGGCGGCCTTCCCCCGGGCCGCCTGGCTGCGCGCGGAGCGGGCCCTGCTCGGCGGGCTCGCCGCCCCCGAACTGGGGTACGGCGATCCGCACGGCGCCCCGCGCTTCCGCCGGGCGGTCGCCGACTGGCTGGCCCGCAACCGGGGCGTCCGGGCGGAGCCGGAGGAGATCGTCGTCGTGGGCGGTGTGGCCCAGGCGCTCGCCCTGCTGGCGCAGGTGCTGCGCGCCCGGGGCACGGCGGAGGTCGCCGTGGAGGATCCGGGTTCGCTCGGCGTCCGGCAGCAGCTGTCCGGGTGGGGCATGGCCACGCCCCCGGTACCGGTGGACGCGGACGGCCTGCGGGTGGACGCCCTGCGCCGGTCGGGGGCGCCCGCCGTCCTGGTCACGCCCGCCCACCAGTTCCCGACCGGCGTGGTCCTGAGCGGGCACCGCCGGGGGCAGCTCGTGGAGTGGGCCGCCGACGGCGGGCTGGTGGTCGAGGACGACTACGACGCCGAGCACCGCTACGGCCGCCCGCCCGTGGCGGCGCTCCGCTCCCTGCTCCCGGACCACGTCTGCTACACGGGGAGCGTCTCCAAGCTGCTGGCCCCGGCGCTGCGGGTGGGTTGGCTCCTGGTACCCCGCCACCTGCACGACGACGTCGTCGCCGCCAAACGGCTGACGGACCTCGGCAACGCCCTGCTGCCGCAGCTCGTCCTCGCCCGGCTCATGGAGTCGGGCGATCTGGAGCGGCATCTGCGGGCGTTGCGCCGACGGCACCGGCGGCGCCGGGACGTGATGATCGAGGCGCTGGCCGAGCACCTGCCCGGCGCGGTGGTGCACGGCACGGCGGCCGGGCTGCACCTCCTGGTGACGTTCGACGGCCGCGTCCGCGACACGGACGTCGCGGCGGAGGCGCTGGTGCGCGGTGTCAAGGCGCAGCCCCTGGCGTGGCACGCGATGCGGCCGACGGGACCGGGGCTGGTGCTCGGCTACGCGGCGTGCACGGCGACGGAGATCCGCGAGGGCGTCGCCGTGCTCGCACGCGTGGTGCGGGACCTGCGCCGAGCCGGGGCCTGA
- a CDS encoding catalase encodes MDKPNPVKAAADKAAEKARAAVRQVAGEDGIPGRPAPEPPSLEEPTRPRGPLPPKPDQRGPETRSPTGEPTGVDRAAVAQRGERLTTAQGLRLPDTDHSLKAGARGPVLLQDHHLREKITHFDHERIPERVVHARGAAAHGFFQGYGTAAHLTKAAFLGKGVETPVFVRFSTVLGSRGSSDTVRDTRGFATKFYTGEGVFDLVGNNIPVFFIQDAIKFPDVIHAGKPHPDREIPQAQSAHDTFWDFVSLHTEATHHTLWNMSDRGIPRSYRMMEGFGIHTFRFVNAEGATTLVKFHWKPKLGVHSLVWEEAQLINGADPDFHRRDLADAIEAGAYPQWELGVQVFPDTPEQTFEGIDLLDPTKIVPEELAPVQPIGLLTLDANPSNYFAETEQAAFHPGHLVPGIDVTDDPLLAGRLFSYLDTQITRLGGPNFAQIPVNRPHAPINDMTRDGLHQDAVHRGVAPYHPNSLDGGCPFLAGPEAGGYVEVPVPIAESSKVREAPASFADHFSHPRRFWLSLTPVEQEHVIAAYSFELGKCYENAVKERALRTLAHIDPRLCAEVAKGLGMPAPEPSEPLASVEPSPALSQVGKEWPVAGRVVGIVADAGSDLAGVRALRRAVFDADMVPLVIAPTGGELTDGDGDPVTVQRTFATARSVEFDAVLLAGNPAPGDDAHGARDAKAGDGGRSATDPRVLLLVAEAYRHAKAVGGWADAEEALRAAGITPGGPGVVTGGDPAGVLDEVTRLLARHRVWDRFPATV; translated from the coding sequence ATGGACAAGCCGAATCCCGTGAAGGCCGCTGCGGACAAGGCGGCCGAGAAGGCCCGGGCCGCCGTGCGCCAGGTCGCCGGGGAGGACGGGATCCCCGGTCGGCCGGCTCCCGAGCCGCCGTCGCTGGAGGAGCCGACCCGCCCCCGCGGGCCGCTGCCGCCGAAGCCGGACCAGCGCGGTCCGGAGACCCGTAGCCCCACCGGCGAACCGACCGGCGTGGACCGGGCGGCCGTGGCCCAGCGCGGCGAGCGGCTGACCACCGCTCAGGGACTGCGGCTGCCGGACACCGACCACTCGCTGAAGGCCGGAGCGCGCGGCCCCGTCCTGCTCCAGGACCACCACCTGCGCGAGAAGATCACCCACTTCGACCACGAACGCATCCCCGAGCGCGTCGTGCACGCGCGGGGCGCCGCCGCCCACGGGTTCTTCCAGGGATACGGCACGGCCGCGCACCTCACGAAGGCGGCGTTCCTCGGCAAGGGCGTGGAGACGCCGGTGTTCGTGCGCTTCTCGACGGTGCTCGGCTCGCGCGGCTCGTCCGACACCGTGCGGGACACTCGCGGGTTCGCCACGAAGTTCTACACCGGCGAGGGCGTCTTCGACCTGGTGGGCAACAACATCCCGGTCTTCTTCATCCAGGACGCCATCAAGTTCCCCGACGTCATCCACGCCGGCAAGCCGCACCCGGACCGGGAGATCCCGCAGGCCCAGAGCGCCCACGACACCTTCTGGGACTTCGTCTCCCTGCACACCGAGGCCACGCACCACACGCTGTGGAACATGTCCGACCGGGGCATCCCCCGCTCCTACCGGATGATGGAGGGCTTCGGGATCCACACCTTCCGGTTCGTGAACGCCGAGGGCGCCACGACGCTGGTGAAGTTCCACTGGAAACCCAAGCTCGGCGTGCACTCCCTGGTGTGGGAGGAGGCCCAGCTCATCAACGGCGCGGACCCCGACTTCCACCGGCGGGACCTGGCCGACGCCATCGAGGCGGGCGCCTACCCGCAGTGGGAGCTCGGGGTGCAGGTCTTCCCCGACACCCCCGAGCAGACCTTCGAGGGCATCGACCTGCTCGACCCGACGAAGATCGTGCCCGAGGAGCTGGCGCCCGTGCAGCCGATCGGACTGCTCACCCTCGACGCCAACCCGAGCAACTACTTCGCCGAGACCGAGCAGGCCGCCTTCCACCCCGGCCACCTGGTGCCCGGGATCGACGTCACCGACGACCCGCTGCTCGCGGGCCGCCTCTTCTCCTACCTCGACACCCAGATCACCCGGCTGGGCGGTCCGAACTTCGCGCAGATCCCGGTCAACCGCCCCCACGCGCCGATCAACGACATGACCCGCGACGGGCTGCACCAGGACGCCGTGCACCGCGGGGTCGCGCCCTACCATCCCAACTCGCTCGACGGCGGCTGCCCGTTCCTCGCCGGACCCGAGGCCGGGGGCTACGTCGAGGTGCCGGTGCCGATCGCGGAGTCGTCGAAGGTGCGCGAGGCCCCCGCGTCCTTCGCCGACCACTTCAGCCACCCGCGCCGCTTCTGGCTCAGCCTCACGCCCGTCGAGCAGGAGCACGTCATCGCCGCCTACTCCTTCGAGCTGGGCAAGTGCTACGAGAACGCCGTGAAGGAACGCGCGCTGCGCACGCTCGCCCACATCGACCCCCGGCTGTGCGCGGAGGTCGCCAAGGGGCTCGGCATGCCGGCCCCCGAACCCTCCGAGCCGCTGGCGTCCGTCGAGCCGAGCCCGGCGCTCTCCCAGGTCGGCAAGGAATGGCCGGTGGCGGGACGCGTCGTCGGGATCGTCGCCGACGCGGGGAGCGACCTGGCGGGCGTGCGGGCGCTGCGCCGGGCCGTCTTCGACGCGGACATGGTGCCGCTGGTCATCGCCCCCACCGGAGGGGAGCTCACCGACGGCGACGGTGATCCCGTCACCGTGCAGCGGACCTTCGCGACGGCCCGCTCCGTGGAGTTCGACGCCGTCCTGCTCGCCGGGAACCCGGCGCCGGGCGACGACGCGCACGGTGCCCGCGACGCCAAGGCGGGCGACGGCGGCCGGTCCGCCACCGACCCGCGCGTCCTGCTGCTGGTCGCCGAGGCGTACCGGCACGCCAAGGCCGTCGGCGGCTGGGCGGACGCCGAGGAGGCCCTGCGGGCGGCCGGCATCACGCCGGGCGGGCCCGGAGTGGTGACCGGTGGCGACCCGGCCGGCGTCCTGGACGAGGTCACCCGGCTGCTGGCCCGGCACCGCGTCTGGGACCGCTTCCCCGCGACCGTGTGA
- a CDS encoding SDR family oxidoreductase → MRVRGSVVVVTGASGGIGRATAKAFAGKGCDVVLAARRVRALRAAAEECERGRGARTLVVPTDVTDNQEVAWLAHRTLEEFGRIDVWVNCAAVSVFGPFQEVPLRDVRTVLDVNVLGSVHGARSALRVMREQGSGTLINVSSVVGEVSQPYTHAYGMSKAAVRSLGASLRQELLLERERNVHVCTVLPPTVDTPLFQHAANYTGREVLAMPPVHSPERVARAIVSLAAKPRRELVVGASARSLVRGARLRPARAERLMARQVDRRHLSRRRTAHAGHGNLYQPAAGEGAVHGGWRGRRRRAVRRAVLATALLWAAAACGRALAR, encoded by the coding sequence ATGCGGGTTCGCGGTTCCGTGGTGGTGGTGACGGGGGCGTCCGGCGGCATCGGCCGGGCGACGGCGAAGGCCTTCGCCGGGAAGGGGTGCGACGTCGTCCTGGCCGCCCGGCGCGTCCGGGCGTTGCGGGCGGCGGCCGAGGAGTGCGAGCGGGGGCGCGGCGCGCGCACCCTGGTCGTGCCCACCGACGTGACCGACAACCAGGAGGTGGCGTGGCTGGCGCACCGGACCCTGGAGGAGTTCGGCCGCATCGACGTGTGGGTGAACTGCGCCGCCGTCTCCGTCTTCGGCCCGTTCCAGGAGGTGCCGCTGCGCGACGTCCGCACGGTGCTGGACGTCAACGTGCTCGGGTCCGTGCACGGCGCCCGCTCCGCGTTGCGGGTCATGCGGGAGCAGGGAAGCGGCACGCTGATCAACGTCTCCTCCGTCGTCGGCGAGGTGAGCCAGCCCTACACCCACGCCTACGGCATGTCCAAGGCCGCCGTCCGTTCGCTCGGTGCGAGCCTGCGCCAGGAGCTGCTCCTGGAGCGGGAGAGGAACGTCCACGTGTGCACCGTGCTGCCCCCGACCGTCGACACGCCCCTCTTCCAGCACGCCGCGAACTACACGGGCCGCGAGGTGCTGGCCATGCCCCCGGTCCACAGCCCCGAACGGGTGGCCCGCGCCATCGTGAGCCTCGCGGCGAAGCCGCGCCGGGAGCTCGTGGTCGGGGCGTCCGCCCGCTCCCTGGTGCGCGGCGCGCGGCTCCGTCCGGCACGGGCCGAACGGCTGATGGCCCGCCAGGTCGACCGGCGGCACCTGTCCCGGCGGCGGACGGCCCACGCCGGGCACGGGAACCTGTACCAGCCGGCAGCCGGGGAGGGCGCGGTGCACGGCGGCTGGCGCGGTCGCCGACGCAGGGCCGTGCGCCGGGCCGTGCTCGCGACGGCGCTGTTGTGGGCCGCCGCGGCCTGCGGGCGGGCGCTGGCCCGCTGA
- a CDS encoding DUF2795 domain-containing protein, translated as MTTEHGPGKRGAMRDDAAKEELRGELRAGRSPRADEAREAEPSGEDQPETDRAPDTTLTGGTPPGMGADDVELRNELARHLGISVYPAERDAILRTLRGNNAPDRLVDLAAELPAGHTFGNVQDIMRALGLGTEQRRT; from the coding sequence ATGACCACGGAGCACGGACCAGGCAAGCGCGGGGCGATGAGGGACGACGCGGCCAAGGAGGAGCTGCGGGGGGAGCTGCGGGCCGGCCGCTCCCCCCGCGCGGACGAGGCGCGGGAGGCCGAGCCCTCCGGGGAGGACCAGCCCGAGACCGACCGGGCCCCCGACACGACCCTGACCGGCGGCACGCCTCCCGGCATGGGCGCGGACGACGTCGAGCTTCGCAACGAACTGGCGCGCCACCTCGGCATCAGCGTCTATCCGGCCGAGCGCGACGCCATCCTGCGCACGCTCCGGGGCAACAACGCACCGGACCGCCTCGTCGACCTCGCCGCCGAACTCCCGGCGGGACACACCTTCGGCAACGTCCAGGACATCATGCGCGCCCTCGGCCTCGGGACCGAGCAACGCCGGACCTGA
- a CDS encoding hemerythrin domain-containing protein — MGHGGNVIDELTTDHREVEELFGRIDALPKGDGERKHYADEVTIELVRHSVAEEEYLYPAVRKYVPGGDSIADKELEDHAKAERILKDLERSEPGDADFDRLMSQLMDEIRAHVADEEQNLFPALRASTTPDILDELGEKVRRAKKSAPTRPHPSAPDTPPGNKLLGPAAGMVDRMRDALSGRGRS; from the coding sequence ATGGGTCACGGCGGAAACGTCATCGACGAGCTGACCACCGACCACCGCGAGGTCGAGGAGCTCTTCGGCCGCATCGACGCGCTGCCGAAGGGCGACGGCGAGCGCAAGCACTACGCGGACGAAGTGACCATCGAGCTCGTGCGCCACTCGGTCGCCGAGGAGGAGTACCTCTACCCGGCCGTGCGGAAGTACGTGCCCGGCGGCGACTCGATCGCGGACAAGGAGCTCGAGGACCACGCCAAGGCCGAGCGGATCCTCAAGGACCTGGAGCGCAGCGAACCCGGTGACGCGGACTTCGACCGGCTGATGTCCCAGCTCATGGACGAGATCCGCGCGCACGTGGCCGACGAGGAGCAGAACCTCTTCCCCGCCCTGCGCGCCTCCACCACCCCCGACATCCTCGACGAGCTGGGCGAGAAGGTGCGGCGGGCCAAGAAGTCCGCGCCCACCCGCCCGCACCCCTCGGCCCCCGACACCCCGCCCGGCAACAAGCTGCTCGGGCCGGCGGCGGGCATGGTCGACCGGATGCGCGACGCCCTCTCGGGCCGCGGCCGGTCCTGA
- a CDS encoding DUF3574 domain-containing protein gives MRSTSGASPRPPHGRHGTPARTALALALAALVTSAFALLLVALDREGSGAVLPAHAPAAQAADAAPDAGGGRERGEQYLETRLFFGTGRHHGKPPITEEEFHAFLDREITPRFPSGLTLQEGYGQWRDREGDINGERSYELILLYPADTARRSDAAIEEIRRAYTSRWDLESVGRVDDYVRVDF, from the coding sequence CTCCGGCGCGTCACCGCGCCCACCGCACGGACGGCACGGAACGCCTGCCAGGACCGCCCTGGCTCTGGCCCTGGCCGCACTGGTCACCAGCGCCTTCGCCCTCCTCCTCGTCGCGCTCGACCGCGAGGGGAGCGGCGCCGTCCTGCCCGCCCACGCACCGGCCGCGCAGGCGGCGGACGCCGCACCGGACGCCGGGGGCGGCCGGGAACGGGGGGAGCAGTACCTGGAGACGAGGCTGTTCTTCGGGACCGGCCGCCACCACGGGAAACCGCCCATCACCGAGGAGGAGTTCCACGCGTTCCTGGACCGGGAGATCACCCCGCGCTTCCCCTCCGGCCTCACCCTCCAGGAGGGCTACGGGCAGTGGCGCGACCGCGAGGGCGACATCAACGGCGAGCGGTCCTACGAGCTGATCCTGCTCTACCCGGCCGACACCGCGCGGCGCAGTGACGCGGCGATCGAGGAGATCCGCCGTGCCTACACCAGCCGCTGGGACCTGGAGTCCGTGGGCCGGGTCGACGATTACGTCCGCGTCGACTTCTGA